A genome region from Prochlorococcus marinus CUG1417 includes the following:
- a CDS encoding adenine phosphoribosyltransferase codes for MKKLKELISTYKDFPKKGINFKDVLEIMQEPEVFSELIHKMSSSQIIKRSEVIISIDARGFIFGSAIALESAKPMIVARKPGKLPGEIVTGKYNLEYGENSLSIQKSSLKKYNSFAIVDDLLATGGTVECVANLLKRNEKKISGLLTVVELLTLKGRNKFNFPVESSISF; via the coding sequence ATGAAAAAGTTAAAAGAACTGATTTCAACCTATAAAGATTTTCCTAAAAAAGGTATTAATTTCAAAGATGTACTTGAAATAATGCAGGAGCCTGAAGTCTTCAGTGAACTGATTCATAAAATGTCATCTAGTCAGATTATAAAAAGATCTGAAGTGATAATTTCAATAGATGCTAGAGGTTTTATTTTTGGCTCTGCAATTGCCCTAGAATCCGCTAAACCAATGATTGTTGCCAGAAAGCCAGGAAAGCTACCGGGTGAAATAGTAACAGGAAAATACAATTTAGAGTACGGAGAAAATTCTCTCTCTATACAAAAGAGTTCTTTAAAAAAATATAATTCCTTTGCAATCGTTGATGATTTACTTGCTACTGGAGGAACAGTTGAGTGTGTAGCAAATTTACTTAAAAGAAACGAAAAAAAAATTTCGGGATTATTGACTGTTGTGGAATTATTAACGCTAAAAGGAAGAAATAAATTTAATTTCCCAGTGGAATCATCTATATCATTCTGA
- a CDS encoding putative sugar O-methyltransferase has translation MFKTKSVNYKECKSVSDNGEYPELALKAALDPVTFSVFRRHHNYTRILEHVSRKEGEQYLNIIRREYKMKDDEIFQILKPLMKVGNPKLLRLKGLSNKISTTGLRYLKIALDIKKITGRNIGNVVEIGCGYGGQAIILDQLIKIESYTFYDLWQVNLLIKRFIEDSNFSTTYTISTIKEDSFKCRNSWDFCISNYAFSELPKAIQEIYINKILNKTKKGFMLMNSGVSGKFGKIKNHSQKELLNILRNASIYNEIPLTHINNYLLTWGGDN, from the coding sequence ATGTTCAAAACTAAATCAGTTAATTATAAAGAATGTAAATCAGTCTCTGATAATGGAGAATATCCTGAATTAGCCTTGAAAGCAGCCTTAGATCCTGTGACCTTTTCTGTTTTCAGAAGGCACCACAACTACACAAGGATTCTTGAACATGTTTCAAGGAAAGAAGGTGAACAATATCTCAATATCATTAGGAGAGAATACAAGATGAAAGATGATGAGATATTTCAAATTCTTAAACCTTTAATGAAAGTAGGTAATCCGAAACTTTTGAGGCTTAAAGGCTTATCTAATAAAATTTCAACGACTGGATTAAGGTATCTAAAAATTGCCTTAGATATAAAAAAGATAACAGGAAGAAATATTGGAAATGTTGTTGAGATTGGTTGTGGATATGGAGGGCAAGCTATTATTCTTGATCAACTTATAAAAATAGAAAGTTATACATTTTATGATTTATGGCAAGTCAACCTACTTATTAAAAGATTTATAGAAGATTCAAATTTCAGCACCACATATACTATCTCAACAATAAAAGAAGACTCATTCAAGTGTAGAAATTCATGGGACTTTTGCATTAGTAATTATGCCTTCAGCGAATTACCTAAGGCAATTCAAGAAATCTATATAAATAAAATTTTAAACAAGACAAAAAAAGGGTTCATGTTGATGAATAGCGGAGTAAGTGGAAAATTCGGAAAAATAAAAAATCACAGTCAAAAAGAGCTTTTGAATATTTTAAGAAATGCCTCAATATATAATGAGATTCCGTTAACTCACATAAATAATTATCTTTTAACTTGGGGGGGAGATAATTAG
- a CDS encoding HupE/UreJ family protein, with amino-acid sequence MFVLANVQIVKNVHHAKIINLNRKMNSKNFFHKNLKVSLIIFPIYLFFMSIYNPVFAHHPFGMGESSTLTSWQGFISGIGHPLLGPDHLLFILAISLIGLRFPKKWILPLLGFGLIGSAIAQILSLPEFMIPYAEALVSLSLVLESLIILGYLPSSLLLPMISLHGYLIGGAIVGAEQSPLLSYFLGIFIGQGSLLLIVLYLSEHIGKILKNKNLVSGILIGIGAAFSWVALID; translated from the coding sequence GTGTTTGTCCTTGCGAATGTACAGATTGTGAAGAATGTTCATCATGCAAAGATCATTAATTTAAATAGAAAAATGAATTCTAAAAATTTTTTTCATAAGAACTTAAAAGTCTCTTTAATAATCTTCCCTATATATTTGTTTTTTATGAGTATCTATAATCCAGTATTTGCTCATCATCCATTTGGTATGGGTGAGAGTTCCACATTAACTTCCTGGCAGGGATTTATCAGTGGTATTGGTCATCCCTTATTAGGTCCAGACCATCTCCTTTTTATTTTGGCAATAAGTCTTATTGGATTGAGATTCCCAAAAAAATGGATATTACCTTTATTAGGTTTTGGTTTAATTGGAAGTGCTATTGCGCAAATTTTGTCATTGCCAGAATTTATGATTCCCTACGCAGAAGCATTAGTATCTTTAAGCTTAGTTTTAGAAAGTTTGATAATTTTGGGCTATTTACCTAGCTCATTACTTTTACCCATGATCTCTTTGCATGGTTACTTGATAGGAGGTGCAATTGTTGGTGCTGAGCAAAGTCCTCTATTAAGTTACTTTTTAGGAATATTTATAGGGCAAGGATCTTTGCTCTTAATAGTCCTATACTTATCAGAGCATATTGGAAAAATTTTAAAGAATAAAAATTTGGTTTCGGGAATTTTAATTGGTATTGGAGCAGCCTTTTCATGGGTTGCACTTATTGATTAA
- a CDS encoding tyrosine-type recombinase/integrase: MSKTNRKGKSKVLDTNQLDNLISNLPQKHHKLIASICRNTACRISEACQLKWEDLRPDNYYPAIYFPKEITKGKLKPREIPVSRDLMNELMQYKEDCWYLKAESTEPNCYLFKSRNPNEHFSVRGFQHALKAAIERTNLQGASSHSFRRTSLTSAHNAGVPTRHLMAVSGHASMDTLAGYLEVKDEDMVNATNKFA, from the coding sequence ATGTCTAAAACTAATCGTAAGGGTAAGTCGAAGGTATTAGATACGAACCAACTAGATAATCTGATATCAAACTTACCTCAAAAACATCACAAACTAATTGCATCTATCTGTAGAAATACAGCTTGTAGAATCTCCGAAGCCTGTCAACTCAAATGGGAAGATTTAAGACCTGATAATTATTATCCTGCTATTTACTTTCCAAAAGAAATTACAAAAGGAAAGTTGAAGCCAAGAGAAATTCCCGTTTCACGAGACTTAATGAACGAATTAATGCAATATAAAGAAGATTGTTGGTATTTAAAGGCCGAAAGTACCGAGCCTAATTGTTATTTATTCAAGTCTAGAAATCCAAACGAGCATTTTAGTGTTCGAGGTTTTCAACACGCTTTAAAGGCCGCCATTGAACGAACTAACCTTCAGGGTGCTTCTAGTCATTCATTCAGGAGGACGAGCCTTACAAGTGCACATAACGCTGGCGTACCAACAAGACACTTAATGGCGGTAAGTGGTCATGCTTCTATGGATACTCTTGCAGGATATTTAGAAGTTAAGGACGAAGATATGGTCAATGCCACTAATAAATTTGCTTAG
- a CDS encoding AAA family ATPase yields MTRPANLFKEIEVLRTLDELTKEEFRKFGSTFFESMGDIFESLLSLEMNQQTDDWTEDDWGLFDKLEELHFKSYHIFRRWNYEDKIKEWNDELFDIDVEDWCYRAENLLMKHYGDRSAYREASATRCVMTAEELDSLTDEELLERDNDPKYKHSEAMKEYWSLQGQFDRIPKDFKNDSKWNKYWKVAIGLLTALDAHADPYNEEWNKEIEYKAEEYNNPKLLNRIRSGENEIEPIEEFKARLLLDKFHAEFGICARLIRSTVKDPENPEEKDFLTSIEEIDFLKRCYWSADKELVDKVEYQRYIEKLYKAIADNDINREMELKRECFMKFGAKSDLQEKHCYDLLQSKCLGRNTITAKPRKRRNVRLTGTGIDWALCGFAIANDVNVHWGERGSGKTRLALEIAYSLMTGDSFLDRNIKPEPTKVLYIASDSGRAPIEEELEAAGLHTEFSEHENWELWCHDPESQQEAWGVDLRSRIELYEWAKENKGACIIQDSAKAIFGREDNLDYTNNKDVTQYLLFLKEVIAPYCTIIVCAHDGSASGRSGGAKAWEEIPSFILGIVKPKDEEGNQVSDRRIITIHKSRKGDERRLNYEIGEDGRLKCCDGTEIINDVSGLIYKFMQECKSNNKNNVSVDEIFLAVKQTKKWTAKGTVSNNLSRMSTGKMPKLQKVPNKKGMYRINPYYTRSINSK; encoded by the coding sequence ATGACACGTCCTGCTAATTTATTTAAGGAGATTGAAGTTTTAAGAACTTTAGACGAATTAACCAAAGAAGAATTTAGAAAGTTTGGTTCGACATTCTTTGAATCAATGGGAGATATCTTTGAGAGTTTACTTTCGTTAGAGATGAACCAACAGACGGACGATTGGACGGAAGATGATTGGGGACTATTCGACAAGTTAGAGGAATTACATTTCAAGTCCTATCACATCTTCAGGAGATGGAATTACGAGGACAAGATAAAAGAATGGAATGATGAACTCTTCGATATAGATGTGGAGGATTGGTGCTATCGGGCAGAGAATTTATTGATGAAGCATTACGGGGATAGATCAGCTTATAGGGAAGCAAGTGCAACTAGATGCGTTATGACCGCAGAGGAATTGGATTCTCTTACAGATGAAGAGTTATTGGAAAGGGATAACGACCCAAAATACAAACATAGTGAAGCAATGAAGGAATATTGGTCACTACAAGGGCAATTTGATCGTATCCCGAAAGATTTTAAAAATGATAGTAAGTGGAATAAGTATTGGAAAGTAGCTATTGGACTTCTTACAGCTTTAGACGCACACGCTGATCCATATAACGAAGAATGGAATAAGGAGATTGAATATAAAGCGGAAGAGTACAACAATCCAAAGTTGTTGAATCGTATTAGATCAGGGGAGAACGAAATAGAACCAATAGAAGAATTTAAGGCTCGTTTATTACTAGATAAGTTCCACGCAGAATTTGGAATTTGTGCAAGATTGATTAGATCAACAGTTAAAGACCCCGAAAATCCAGAGGAAAAAGATTTTCTAACATCAATCGAGGAAATTGATTTTCTTAAGAGGTGTTATTGGTCAGCAGATAAAGAATTGGTAGATAAAGTTGAATATCAAAGATACATAGAAAAGTTATATAAAGCGATTGCCGACAACGATATAAACCGAGAGATGGAGTTGAAAAGAGAGTGCTTTATGAAGTTTGGTGCAAAGTCAGATTTACAGGAAAAGCATTGTTATGACCTATTGCAAAGTAAATGTTTGGGACGTAATACGATTACAGCCAAACCAAGAAAGAGAAGGAATGTTCGATTAACTGGAACGGGTATTGATTGGGCTTTGTGTGGCTTTGCAATAGCAAATGATGTGAATGTGCATTGGGGCGAAAGAGGATCAGGAAAGACACGATTAGCGTTGGAGATTGCTTATTCGTTAATGACAGGAGATTCTTTTTTGGATCGAAATATTAAACCTGAACCAACCAAAGTTTTATACATTGCTTCGGATAGTGGTAGAGCACCAATCGAAGAAGAGTTGGAAGCTGCTGGATTACATACCGAATTTAGTGAGCACGAAAATTGGGAGCTTTGGTGTCACGATCCAGAAAGCCAACAAGAAGCGTGGGGTGTTGATCTTAGATCGAGGATTGAACTATATGAATGGGCTAAAGAAAATAAGGGTGCTTGTATTATTCAGGATTCTGCAAAAGCTATCTTTGGCCGAGAAGATAATCTCGATTACACCAACAATAAAGACGTAACCCAATATCTACTCTTTTTGAAAGAAGTTATTGCACCATATTGCACGATTATTGTTTGTGCACATGATGGATCAGCTAGTGGAAGATCAGGAGGTGCGAAAGCGTGGGAGGAAATACCAAGTTTTATTCTCGGAATAGTTAAGCCTAAAGATGAAGAAGGGAATCAAGTATCCGACAGAAGGATAATAACTATCCACAAAAGCAGGAAAGGAGATGAAAGGAGGTTGAATTATGAGATTGGAGAAGATGGACGATTGAAATGTTGTGATGGGACAGAAATTATCAATGATGTATCGGGACTTATCTATAAATTTATGCAGGAGTGCAAAAGCAACAATAAAAATAACGTAAGCGTTGATGAAATATTCTTAGCGGTTAAACAAACTAAGAAATGGACTGCTAAAGGTACTGTTTCGAATAATTTAAGCCGAATGAGTACTGGAAAGATGCCAAAACTTCAAAAAGTACCCAACAAAAAGGGAATGTATAGGATTAATCCTTACTACACGAGGTCAATTAACTCTAAGTAG
- a CDS encoding DUF4326 domain-containing protein codes for MRNKKKKFKKGTIRVVNRWHKKKHPDVIRKKIDRKSPVGNPFEMTEGRTREDVIEAFEAFVNIFWLAHSRIGLELIYISNNYPSVKAWLLEVVDLYLEGKDIELQCSCKPKACHGDILKDLIIELANRKAKGFLIDRTDEDAIVDSALFFGSIEERFIEEAKEKRLKEENVEKLEQLFLLGDEDSDK; via the coding sequence GTGCGAAATAAGAAAAAGAAGTTCAAGAAAGGAACGATTAGAGTTGTTAATCGTTGGCACAAGAAGAAGCACCCAGACGTAATTCGAAAGAAGATCGACAGGAAAAGTCCAGTTGGTAATCCTTTCGAAATGACGGAGGGTCGAACCAGAGAAGATGTTATTGAAGCGTTTGAAGCCTTCGTTAATATCTTTTGGTTAGCTCATTCGAGGATAGGTTTAGAACTTATCTATATAAGCAATAACTATCCATCTGTTAAGGCTTGGCTTTTGGAGGTTGTTGATTTATACCTCGAAGGGAAAGACATTGAGCTTCAATGTTCGTGCAAGCCCAAAGCGTGTCACGGGGACATACTAAAGGACTTAATCATTGAGTTAGCTAACCGAAAAGCTAAGGGGTTTTTGATTGATCGCACGGACGAAGATGCAATAGTAGATAGTGCACTTTTCTTTGGCAGTATCGAGGAAAGGTTTATAGAAGAAGCTAAGGAGAAGAGGTTAAAAGAGGAGAACGTAGAAAAGTTAGAACAGTTATTTCTATTAGGGGACGAGGATAGTGACAAATAA
- a CDS encoding helix-turn-helix transcriptional regulator: MQTATSPKGLKLLSTNEVCEIFGVSEDTLWRRRKDGYFVEGYHYIRIGTLKRSQFRWHHDRTLEVFTFWKKPTKQVLEIAKQAQVQESAK, translated from the coding sequence ATGCAGACAGCAACTTCCCCGAAAGGGTTGAAGCTCCTGAGCACAAACGAGGTTTGTGAAATCTTTGGAGTAAGTGAAGATACGCTATGGCGTAGACGTAAAGATGGATACTTCGTTGAAGGGTATCACTACATAAGGATTGGTACGTTAAAACGAAGTCAATTTCGCTGGCATCACGACCGAACTTTAGAAGTATTTACTTTCTGGAAAAAGCCTACAAAGCAAGTTTTAGAAATAGCTAAACAAGCTCAGGTGCAGGAAAGTGCGAAATAA
- a CDS encoding DUF1651 domain-containing protein, producing the protein MEKFTLINKDRNRIKVFEPFEDVSKPSPSIDAMMVSYGCVYKRSSKPVMKGSRVETVEAAREEYKKLLQEGWKKTSIFNSYF; encoded by the coding sequence GTGGAGAAATTTACTCTTATTAATAAGGACAGAAACAGAATAAAAGTCTTTGAACCATTTGAAGATGTATCGAAACCATCTCCGAGTATTGATGCAATGATGGTTAGTTATGGTTGTGTTTATAAAAGGAGTAGTAAACCAGTTATGAAAGGTTCGAGGGTAGAAACTGTTGAAGCTGCAAGAGAAGAATATAAGAAGTTACTACAGGAGGGTTGGAAGAAAACTTCTATATTTAATAGCTATTTTTAA
- a CDS encoding glutathione S-transferase family protein has product MKEPAKKVEETSQKDIHLYTAPTMNGWKPVIFLEEAGIEYDLTYVDFSKNEQKDKDYIKNINPNGRIPSIIDRSNNDFRVFESGAILWYLAEKYNKFLPRNANEKSITMQWLMFQVGGIGPMMGQAMYFQRIAALNGENNQFSIKRYVDESRRLFEVLDKQLASHEFIVSNEFTIADIATYPWARTYYWANVPIDGLPNLKAWFDRIDNRKNTQRALEIPHPRWAFFGKGDIRSQEIENAENFLSDVKSVLNGNK; this is encoded by the coding sequence ATGAAAGAACCTGCAAAAAAAGTAGAGGAAACTTCTCAAAAAGATATACATCTTTATACTGCTCCAACTATGAATGGATGGAAACCAGTAATCTTTCTTGAGGAAGCAGGCATTGAATATGATCTTACGTATGTTGATTTTTCTAAGAACGAACAGAAGGATAAAGATTACATCAAAAATATAAATCCCAATGGAAGAATCCCTTCTATTATTGATCGTTCAAATAATGATTTCCGAGTTTTCGAGAGTGGAGCAATTTTATGGTATCTCGCCGAAAAATATAATAAGTTCTTACCTAGGAATGCCAATGAAAAATCTATAACAATGCAATGGTTGATGTTTCAAGTTGGTGGAATAGGTCCAATGATGGGTCAAGCGATGTATTTTCAAAGGATTGCTGCTTTAAATGGCGAGAATAATCAGTTTTCTATAAAGCGTTATGTAGATGAAAGTCGTCGTTTATTTGAAGTGCTTGATAAACAACTTGCATCACATGAATTTATCGTCAGTAACGAATTTACAATTGCTGATATTGCTACTTATCCTTGGGCAAGAACTTATTATTGGGCAAATGTCCCTATTGATGGTCTACCTAATTTAAAAGCATGGTTTGATCGAATAGATAATAGAAAAAATACGCAACGAGCACTTGAAATTCCACACCCTCGTTGGGCATTTTTTGGGAAGGGTGATATACGATCTCAAGAGATTGAAAATGCAGAAAACTTTCTAAGTGATGTCAAATCCGTATTAAATGGAAATAAATGA
- a CDS encoding S41 family peptidase, translating into MRRFLLPLLAALALTTFVNAEVSDEMHKKCLEARDYAGCVKTNKKLSHKKDKEISGIGIRLFLNSDTAELTIQSVINDSPAASADIQPNDVIIKIDGKSTRGMGITEAVSLIKGPKDKPIKLVLLRVNEAGKKEKINVRLIRDTFKVPNKEYLYEEDMRRQLEFFFPKDLKEIFPENELYPNQKKGTSI; encoded by the coding sequence TTGAGAAGGTTTCTACTGCCACTACTGGCTGCATTAGCTTTAACTACTTTTGTTAATGCTGAAGTTTCTGATGAAATGCATAAAAAATGTTTAGAAGCACGAGATTATGCAGGTTGTGTGAAAACTAATAAAAAACTATCTCACAAAAAAGATAAGGAAATTTCAGGGATTGGAATAAGGCTTTTTCTTAATAGTGATACTGCTGAATTAACTATTCAATCTGTAATAAATGATTCTCCTGCTGCTTCTGCTGACATTCAACCAAATGATGTAATTATCAAAATAGATGGGAAATCTACGAGAGGAATGGGTATAACAGAAGCAGTTTCTCTCATAAAAGGACCAAAAGATAAGCCAATTAAGTTAGTCTTATTAAGAGTAAATGAGGCAGGTAAAAAGGAAAAAATAAATGTTCGATTAATAAGAGATACTTTTAAAGTCCCCAACAAAGAATATTTATATGAAGAAGATATGAGAAGGCAATTAGAATTTTTCTTTCCAAAAGATTTAAAAGAAATTTTTCCAGAAAATGAACTTTACCCAAATCAAAAAAAAGGAACCTCAATTTAA
- a CDS encoding ArsR/SmtB family transcription factor, with protein MLEDISKVKKENISKLMVSFSDPFRLEIIDLMMDGEVCVCDIMKLTNLSQSRISYHIKILKEAGLIADRQEGRWVYYSLNKESLFLIKEWITSLTDYSSNRKRCCE; from the coding sequence TTGTTAGAAGATATTAGCAAAGTAAAAAAAGAAAATATATCTAAGTTGATGGTTTCATTTTCTGATCCTTTTAGGCTAGAAATAATTGACCTAATGATGGATGGAGAAGTTTGTGTTTGCGATATTATGAAATTAACTAATTTATCTCAATCAAGAATTTCATATCACATAAAAATTTTGAAGGAAGCTGGTCTTATCGCAGACAGGCAAGAAGGTAGATGGGTGTATTACAGCCTAAATAAAGAATCTCTCTTTTTGATAAAGGAATGGATAACTTCTTTGACAGATTATTCCTCAAATAGAAAACGTTGTTGCGAATAA
- a CDS encoding ArsJ-associated glyceraldehyde-3-phosphate dehydrogenase, with the protein MKIGINGFGRIGRLVFRALWDRADIEITHINEIAGDSNAAAHLLEFDSVHGRWVKDIKVKEEEIIIDGKKLAYTSFKNYLDVPWEKSSVDIILECTGKNKKPDKLNPYFDSLGMKRVIVACPVKGIVAAAESLNVVYGINQSLYDPSKHKLVTAASCTTNCLAPIVKVINENFSIKHGAITTIHDVTNTQVPVDFYKSDLRRARGCMQSLIPTTTGSAKAIAEIFPELKGKLNGHAVRVPLLNGSLTDAVFELNNKVTVEQVNLALKEASETYLKGILGYEKRPLVSADYVNDSRSSIVDSLSTMVVNSNLLKIYAWYDNEWGYSCRLADLTEYVIKKEI; encoded by the coding sequence ATGAAAATTGGAATTAATGGTTTTGGAAGAATTGGCAGATTAGTTTTCAGAGCATTATGGGATAGAGCTGATATAGAAATAACTCACATTAATGAGATAGCAGGAGATTCGAATGCCGCTGCGCATTTACTCGAATTCGATTCAGTCCATGGTAGATGGGTGAAAGATATAAAGGTCAAAGAAGAAGAAATAATAATCGATGGAAAGAAATTAGCCTACACATCTTTTAAAAATTACCTAGATGTTCCTTGGGAAAAATCTTCTGTAGATATTATTTTGGAATGTACAGGAAAGAATAAAAAGCCAGACAAACTAAATCCCTATTTTGATTCTCTAGGGATGAAAAGAGTAATAGTAGCTTGTCCAGTTAAAGGAATTGTTGCAGCAGCTGAATCACTTAATGTTGTTTATGGCATAAATCAAAGTCTTTATGACCCTTCCAAACATAAATTAGTAACTGCAGCATCCTGCACTACAAATTGTTTAGCTCCGATAGTAAAGGTAATTAATGAAAATTTTTCAATTAAACATGGCGCTATTACAACTATTCACGATGTAACGAACACTCAAGTCCCAGTAGATTTTTATAAAAGTGATTTGAGGAGAGCAAGAGGATGTATGCAAAGTTTAATACCTACTACCACTGGATCTGCCAAAGCTATCGCTGAGATCTTTCCAGAATTAAAAGGAAAATTAAATGGCCATGCTGTAAGAGTTCCTCTACTTAATGGTTCTTTAACAGATGCAGTTTTTGAATTAAATAATAAAGTGACAGTTGAACAAGTAAATTTGGCACTTAAAGAAGCTTCAGAAACTTATTTAAAAGGAATTCTTGGCTACGAAAAAAGACCTTTAGTTTCTGCAGATTATGTAAATGACTCTAGAAGTTCAATAGTTGATAGTTTATCGACGATGGTTGTTAATTCAAATTTATTAAAGATATACGCTTGGTATGACAACGAGTGGGGTTACAGCTGCAGACTTGCAGATCTTACTGAATACGTAATCAAAAAAGAAATTTAA
- the arsJ gene encoding organoarsenical effux MFS transporter ArsJ, translating to MKLSNIQQYSVVTANYWAFTLTDGALRLLVVGHFHELGYTTLQIALLFLFYEFFGIITNLYGGWIGARYGLRLTLWIGTILQIIALFMLIPVKEDWPLIFSVAYVMVAQAVSGIAKDLNKMSAKSAVKTVVPETNDGNDTGQKQLFKWVAILTGSKNALKGVGFFLGGLLYKLFGFNNAVGIMGFGLCLAFLLTLILPGEIGKMKTKPAFNDLFSKSNAINILSAARFFLFGARDVWFVVALPVFLDMAFGWDYMEIGLFLGAWVIGYGIVQASAPAIRKIWGQKESPDRKAIQFWSAVLMVIPSLIGVALWRESSPSIAIILGLTIFGFVFAMNSSTHSYMILAYSDNEKVSLNVGFYYMANAAGRLVGTLLSGLLFMIGRNPSIGLQYCLYFSSLLILLSWISSLKLPSIKQSLSSP from the coding sequence ATGAAGTTATCTAATATTCAACAATATAGTGTTGTAACAGCTAACTATTGGGCGTTCACGCTTACTGACGGCGCATTAAGATTATTAGTTGTTGGGCACTTTCATGAGCTAGGTTACACAACTCTTCAAATTGCTTTACTTTTCCTTTTTTATGAGTTTTTTGGGATAATAACTAATCTTTATGGTGGTTGGATAGGAGCAAGATATGGATTAAGGCTTACTTTGTGGATTGGGACTATCCTGCAAATCATCGCTCTTTTTATGCTTATTCCAGTTAAGGAAGATTGGCCGTTAATTTTTAGTGTCGCATACGTTATGGTTGCTCAAGCAGTTAGTGGGATAGCAAAAGATTTAAACAAAATGAGTGCTAAAAGTGCTGTTAAGACAGTAGTTCCAGAGACAAATGATGGCAACGATACTGGCCAAAAACAACTTTTTAAATGGGTTGCTATTTTAACTGGATCAAAAAATGCTCTTAAGGGAGTTGGCTTTTTCTTAGGTGGACTTTTATATAAGTTATTTGGATTCAATAATGCTGTAGGAATTATGGGTTTTGGACTCTGCTTAGCCTTTTTATTGACATTAATTTTGCCTGGAGAAATTGGCAAGATGAAAACCAAACCAGCTTTTAATGATCTTTTTTCAAAATCAAATGCAATAAATATTCTTTCAGCAGCAAGATTTTTTCTTTTTGGAGCAAGAGATGTTTGGTTTGTTGTAGCTCTTCCAGTATTCCTAGATATGGCCTTTGGTTGGGACTACATGGAAATAGGATTATTTCTTGGGGCCTGGGTAATAGGTTATGGAATTGTTCAGGCTTCGGCTCCAGCAATTAGAAAGATATGGGGCCAGAAAGAAAGTCCAGATCGTAAAGCTATCCAATTTTGGAGTGCCGTATTAATGGTAATACCATCTTTGATAGGAGTTGCATTATGGAGAGAAAGTTCTCCATCGATAGCAATAATTTTAGGACTTACTATTTTTGGATTTGTTTTTGCAATGAATTCCTCTACACATTCTTATATGATTTTGGCCTACTCTGATAATGAAAAAGTCAGTTTAAATGTTGGCTTCTATTACATGGCAAATGCTGCTGGAAGACTAGTTGGAACATTACTATCTGGCTTACTATTTATGATTGGAAGAAATCCGAGTATTGGTCTTCAATATTGTCTTTATTTTTCATCACTTCTAATATTATTATCTTGGATTTCGAGTCTTAAATTACCATCAATCAAACAAAGCTTATCATCACCATAA